In Magnetospirillum sp. XM-1, a single window of DNA contains:
- a CDS encoding folate-binding protein YgfZ, which translates to MSDKVFVRLEQRAVLEVGGEDRRAFLQGLVSNDMNKVAGDRAVFTALLTPQGKFLYDLFVVELGEVFLIEAEAARIEELRKKLSMYKLRSKVSVGVAANTAVFAVLGEGAAAAFDLGAEAGAATEFAGGTVFVDPRLAEAGLRALLPADGGPRVLEANDFKPAPFEVWDAARIRLGLPDGSRDLEVEKAILLENGFEELNGVDFNKGCYMGQELTARTKYRGLIKKRLMPVSIDGPVPAPGTPILLGEVEAGEMRSACGHSGLALVRLEQFRAQGGAGLSAGGAALIAAKPKWAVFPEGE; encoded by the coding sequence CTGGAAGTGGGAGGCGAGGACCGCCGCGCCTTCCTGCAGGGACTGGTCTCCAACGACATGAACAAGGTGGCCGGCGACCGGGCCGTCTTCACCGCCCTGCTCACCCCCCAGGGCAAGTTCCTCTATGACCTGTTCGTGGTGGAGCTGGGCGAGGTCTTCCTGATCGAGGCCGAGGCGGCGCGCATCGAGGAGCTGAGGAAGAAGCTCTCCATGTACAAGCTGCGCTCCAAGGTGAGTGTGGGCGTGGCGGCCAACACGGCGGTGTTCGCGGTGCTGGGCGAGGGGGCTGCCGCCGCCTTCGACCTGGGGGCCGAGGCGGGCGCGGCGACGGAATTCGCCGGCGGCACCGTCTTCGTCGATCCCCGTCTGGCCGAAGCCGGCCTGCGCGCCCTGCTGCCCGCCGACGGCGGCCCCCGCGTGCTGGAGGCCAACGACTTCAAGCCCGCGCCCTTCGAGGTCTGGGATGCGGCCCGCATCCGCCTCGGCCTGCCCGACGGTTCGCGCGACCTGGAGGTGGAAAAGGCCATCCTGCTGGAAAACGGCTTCGAGGAGCTGAACGGCGTCGACTTCAACAAGGGCTGCTACATGGGCCAGGAGTTGACGGCCAGGACCAAGTATCGCGGCCTGATCAAGAAGCGCCTGATGCCGGTCAGCATCGACGGTCCCGTTCCCGCCCCCGGCACGCCGATCCTGCTGGGCGAGGTCGAAGCCGGCGAGATGCGCTCGGCCTGCGGCCATAGCGGTCTTGCCCTGGTGCGCCTGGAACAGTTCCGGGCCCAGGGCGGCGCCGGGCTGTCGGCCGGCGGAGCCGCGCTGATCGCCGCCAAGCCCAAATGGGCGGTGTTCCCCGAAGGTGAGTGA
- the gph gene encoding phosphoglycolate phosphatase (PGP is an essential enzyme in the glycolate salvage pathway in higher organisms (photorespiration in plants). Phosphoglycolate results from the oxidase activity of RubisCO in the Calvin cycle when concentrations of carbon dioxide are low relative to oxygen. This enzyme is a member of the Haloacid Dehalogenase (HAD) superfamily of aspartate-nucleophile hydrolase enzymes (PF00702).) codes for MGMGLQAVLFDLDGTLIHSLPDLVAAVNRLLASEGRKALDDRTVMSFVGDGAGTLVTRVFTATGGMPGPDVEPYLKRFLADYEPRSTENTVPWPGVPETLAELKAAGLRLAVCTNKPSRATAEILAALDLGRWFDLVVGADDAPSIKPDPAHVTCILDRLGVPAGAAVMVGDSTNDIVSAKRAGVRSVALSFGYCHGPVADLGADWVVDDFRELSRLLLG; via the coding sequence ATGGGCATGGGATTGCAGGCGGTGCTGTTCGACCTGGACGGCACCCTGATTCATTCGCTTCCCGATCTGGTGGCGGCGGTCAACCGGCTGCTGGCGAGCGAGGGGCGCAAGGCCCTGGACGACCGTACGGTGATGTCCTTCGTGGGCGACGGGGCGGGCACCCTGGTGACGCGGGTGTTCACCGCCACCGGCGGCATGCCGGGCCCCGACGTGGAGCCGTATCTCAAGCGCTTCCTGGCCGATTACGAGCCGCGCTCGACCGAGAACACCGTGCCCTGGCCCGGCGTGCCGGAAACCCTGGCCGAGCTGAAGGCCGCCGGTCTGCGCCTTGCCGTCTGCACCAACAAGCCGAGCCGCGCCACCGCCGAGATCCTGGCGGCCTTGGACCTGGGGCGCTGGTTCGACCTGGTGGTGGGCGCCGACGACGCGCCTTCCATCAAGCCCGACCCGGCCCATGTCACCTGCATCCTCGACCGCCTGGGAGTGCCGGCCGGGGCCGCCGTGATGGTGGGCGATTCCACCAACGACATCGTCTCGGCTAAGCGCGCCGGGGTGAGGAGCGTGGCGCTGTCCTTCGGCTATTGCCACGGGCCGGTGGCGGATTTGGGCGCCGACTGGGTCGTCGACGACTTCCGGGAACTTTCCCGGTTGCTGCTGGGGTAG
- the epmA gene encoding EF-P lysine aminoacylase EpmA gives MAGKEWWRPQAFAARRANLELRSRVLGATRAFFATRDFAEVETPCLQVSPGLEPHLKAFATALADPYGGPDRPLYLHTSPEFAMKKLLVAGVPRLYQLARVFRNGERSATHHPEFTMLEWYRAGASISDLMADTETLVRDCARAAGVETLRRGGLECDAFAPWRRLSVAEAFNEYAGIDVLATAPDPWSPDRSVLAAEATRIGISVSPSDTWEDIFFKVMLDRVEPHLGFDRPVILHSYPVSMAALSRPSPADPRVAERFEAYACGVELCNAFGELTDAGEQRRRFTADMDLKERLYGERYPLDEDFLAALDFGMPDSAGIALGFDRLVMLLAGADGIDEVLWAPVAG, from the coding sequence ATGGCAGGTAAAGAATGGTGGCGGCCCCAGGCGTTCGCGGCGCGGCGCGCCAATCTGGAGCTGCGCTCGCGCGTGCTCGGCGCCACCCGCGCCTTCTTCGCCACCCGCGACTTCGCGGAGGTGGAAACGCCCTGCCTGCAGGTCTCGCCGGGCTTGGAGCCCCACCTCAAGGCCTTCGCCACCGCGCTTGCCGATCCCTATGGCGGCCCCGACCGGCCGCTCTACCTCCACACCAGCCCAGAATTCGCCATGAAGAAGCTGCTGGTGGCCGGGGTGCCGCGCCTCTACCAGCTGGCCCGGGTGTTCCGCAATGGCGAGCGCTCGGCCACCCACCATCCCGAATTCACCATGCTGGAATGGTACCGGGCCGGAGCCTCCATCTCGGATTTGATGGCCGACACCGAAACCCTGGTGCGGGACTGCGCGCGGGCCGCCGGGGTGGAAACGCTGCGGCGGGGCGGGCTGGAATGCGATGCCTTCGCCCCCTGGCGGCGGCTGTCGGTGGCCGAGGCCTTCAATGAATACGCCGGCATCGACGTACTGGCCACCGCCCCCGACCCGTGGTCGCCCGACCGGTCGGTGCTGGCCGCCGAGGCCACGCGCATCGGCATCTCGGTCAGCCCGTCCGACACCTGGGAGGACATCTTCTTCAAGGTGATGCTGGACCGCGTCGAGCCTCATCTCGGCTTCGACCGACCGGTCATACTGCATTCCTATCCGGTCTCCATGGCGGCGCTGTCGCGCCCCTCGCCCGCCGACCCACGGGTGGCCGAGCGCTTCGAGGCCTATGCCTGCGGGGTGGAATTGTGCAACGCCTTCGGCGAGCTGACCGACGCGGGCGAACAGCGCCGCCGCTTCACCGCCGACATGGACCTGAAGGAGCGCCTCTACGGCGAGCGCTACCCCCTGGACGAGGATTTCCTGGCCGCGCTGGACTTCGGCATGCCGGATTCGGCCGGAATCGCGCTCGGTTTCGACCGGCTGGTGATGCTGCTGGCCGGAGCCGACGGCATCGACGAAGTGCTGTGGGCGCCGGTGGCGGGCTAG
- a CDS encoding Rrf2 family transcriptional regulator: MKITQFTDFSIRLLIYLSRHRDRVVTVREVAEYYDISAEHLKKIVRSLADLGHVQTVRGKHGGLRLGREPRDIALGHLFRQQENLALLPCHEPCDTCPIVECKLRSLVDNALMAFLAVFDGKTLADVI; this comes from the coding sequence ATGAAGATCACGCAGTTCACCGACTTTTCCATCCGTCTGCTCATCTATCTGTCACGCCACCGCGACCGGGTGGTGACGGTGCGCGAGGTGGCCGAGTATTACGACATCTCCGCCGAGCACCTGAAGAAGATCGTCCGCTCCCTGGCCGACCTGGGGCATGTGCAGACGGTGCGCGGCAAGCATGGCGGCCTGCGCCTGGGCCGCGAGCCCCGGGACATCGCCCTGGGCCATCTGTTCCGCCAGCAGGAGAACCTGGCCCTGCTGCCCTGTCACGAGCCCTGCGACACCTGTCCCATCGTGGAATGCAAATTGCGCAGCCTGGTGGACAACGCGCTGATGGCCTTCCTGGCGGTGTTCGACGGCAAGACCCTGGCGGACGTGATCTAG
- a CDS encoding septation protein A, with amino-acid sequence MSDQQPANQAPKWLKPAVDFGPLAVFLGLYWLKGLLPATAALMAATAVALVLSFVFTRKVALMPLVTALVVGVFGGLTLWLNDETFIMMKPSIVYGLFAAVLGGGLVLNRPTVKAVLGEALSLDDDGWRALSLRFCLFFIAMALANEVVRRVASLDVWVLWKVPGSMAATFVFMLFQMPLIRRHMVEEAPTPGE; translated from the coding sequence ATGAGCGACCAACAGCCCGCCAACCAGGCCCCCAAATGGCTGAAGCCCGCCGTGGATTTCGGTCCGCTGGCGGTGTTCCTGGGGCTTTACTGGCTGAAAGGCCTGCTGCCCGCCACCGCCGCGCTGATGGCGGCGACGGCCGTCGCCCTGGTCCTGTCCTTCGTCTTCACCCGCAAGGTCGCCCTGATGCCGCTGGTCACCGCCCTGGTGGTCGGCGTGTTCGGCGGCCTCACCCTGTGGCTGAACGACGAGACCTTCATCATGATGAAGCCGTCCATCGTCTACGGCCTGTTCGCCGCCGTGCTGGGCGGCGGCCTGGTCTTGAACCGCCCCACCGTCAAGGCGGTGCTGGGCGAGGCCCTGTCGCTCGACGACGACGGCTGGCGGGCGCTGTCGCTGCGCTTTTGCCTGTTCTTCATCGCCATGGCGCTGGCCAACGAGGTGGTGCGCCGCGTCGCCAGCCTGGACGTCTGGGTCCTGTGGAAGGTGCCGGGCAGCATGGCGGCGACCTTCGTCTTCATGCTGTTCCAGATGCCGCTGATCCGCCGGCACATGGTCGAAGAAGCCCCTACCCCCGGCGAGTGA
- a CDS encoding lysine-2,3-aminomutase-like protein, whose protein sequence is MSHRRTLRTPQDLLDAGLIASAQAVEPVARTYAVALTPAVVDLIDGSDPADPIARQYVPSAEELVTRPEELADPIGDAAYSPAKGLVHRYPDRVLLTPLLVCPVYCRFCFRRARVGDSEATMTEAETEAALAYVAERPQIREVILTGGDPLMLGVKRLEDLLARIRAIAHVELVRIHSRVPVSDPERITAALARLLGEGDKPVWLAVHVNHVRELSPPARAGLARLARAGVPLLSQSVLLKGVNDSVEALDDLFRALVKNRVRPYYLHHPDLAPGTSHFRPSIAEGQALMRRLRGRLTGIAQPTYVLDIPGGAGKVPVGPDYWDAEGGEVTDPQGGGHRYLPV, encoded by the coding sequence ATGTCCCACCGACGCACTCTTCGCACTCCCCAGGACCTGCTCGACGCCGGGCTGATCGCTTCCGCCCAGGCGGTGGAGCCGGTGGCCCGCACCTACGCCGTGGCGTTGACGCCCGCGGTGGTGGACCTGATCGACGGGTCCGACCCGGCCGACCCCATCGCCCGGCAATACGTGCCCTCGGCCGAGGAACTGGTCACCCGGCCGGAAGAGCTGGCCGACCCCATCGGCGACGCAGCCTACAGCCCGGCCAAGGGCCTCGTCCACCGCTACCCCGACCGGGTGCTGCTGACGCCGCTCCTGGTCTGTCCGGTCTATTGCCGCTTCTGCTTCCGGCGCGCCCGGGTGGGCGATTCCGAGGCCACCATGACCGAGGCCGAGACCGAAGCCGCCCTGGCCTATGTGGCGGAGCGGCCCCAGATCCGCGAGGTGATCCTGACCGGCGGCGATCCGCTGATGCTGGGCGTGAAGCGTCTGGAGGATCTGCTGGCGCGCATCCGGGCCATCGCCCATGTGGAACTGGTCCGCATCCATTCCCGCGTGCCGGTCAGCGACCCCGAACGGATCACCGCCGCCCTGGCCCGCCTGCTGGGTGAGGGGGACAAGCCGGTGTGGCTGGCCGTCCACGTCAACCATGTCCGCGAATTGTCGCCGCCGGCCCGCGCCGGTCTGGCCCGGCTGGCCCGCGCCGGGGTGCCGCTTCTGTCCCAGAGCGTGCTGCTGAAAGGCGTCAACGACAGCGTCGAGGCGCTGGACGACCTGTTCCGCGCCCTGGTGAAGAACCGGGTGCGGCCCTATTACCTGCACCACCCCGACCTGGCGCCCGGCACCAGCCATTTCCGCCCCAGCATCGCCGAGGGCCAGGCCCTGATGCGGCGCTTGCGCGGCCGCCTTACCGGCATCGCCCAGCCCACCTACGTGCTCGACATCCCCGGAGGTGCCGGCAAGGTGCCGGTGGGGCCCGATTATTGGGATGCGGAGGGGGGCGAAGTGACCGATCCCCAGGGCGGCGGACACCGCTATCTCCCGGTGTGA
- the glmU gene encoding bifunctional UDP-N-acetylglucosamine diphosphorylase/glucosamine-1-phosphate N-acetyltransferase GlmU, translated as MASAKLAVIVLAAGMGTRMKSSLPKVMHPLAGRPMVSHLLDTVSGLAPDRMVVVVGPDMEVVSNTVAPHPTVIQADRLGTGHAVLQAKAALGQFDGNVLVLYGDTPLITRATLERMLAERRGPRDPAVVVLGFKPHDPGHYGRLVVGAEGLKAIVEYRDATPEQRENPLCNSGVMAIDGNRLWSLIERVDNKNSKGEYYLTDIVALARADGATCSHVEGDPAELLGVNSRSELAVAESLVQARLREAAMEGGATLIDPATVWLSWDTKIGKDVTVWPHVVFGPGVTVGDNVEIKGFCHFEGCSVEDGVAAGPFARLRPGAEIGENAHIGNFVEVKKSTIEAGAKVNHLTYIGDARVGAGANVGAGTITCNYDGFNKSFTDIGAGAFIGSNTSLVAPVKIGDGAVVGAGSVITKEVTEGALAVARGSQMELKGWADRFRAQQAAKKAKKD; from the coding sequence ATGGCTTCAGCCAAGCTCGCCGTCATCGTCCTTGCCGCCGGCATGGGAACGCGCATGAAGTCGTCGCTGCCTAAGGTGATGCATCCGCTGGCGGGGCGGCCCATGGTGAGCCATCTGCTCGACACCGTCTCGGGCCTGGCGCCCGATCGCATGGTGGTGGTGGTCGGCCCCGACATGGAGGTGGTGAGCAACACCGTCGCCCCCCATCCCACGGTGATCCAGGCCGACCGGCTGGGCACCGGGCATGCCGTTCTCCAGGCCAAGGCGGCGCTGGGCCAGTTCGACGGCAACGTGCTGGTGCTGTACGGCGACACGCCGCTGATCACCCGGGCGACGCTGGAGCGCATGCTGGCCGAGCGCAGGGGCCCCCGCGACCCGGCGGTGGTGGTGCTGGGCTTCAAGCCCCATGACCCCGGCCATTACGGCCGTCTGGTGGTGGGCGCCGAGGGGCTGAAGGCCATCGTCGAATACCGCGACGCCACCCCTGAGCAGCGCGAGAACCCGCTGTGCAATTCCGGCGTGATGGCCATCGACGGCAACCGGCTGTGGAGCCTGATCGAGCGGGTCGACAACAAGAATTCCAAGGGCGAGTACTACCTGACCGACATCGTCGCCCTGGCGCGCGCCGACGGCGCCACCTGCTCGCACGTGGAGGGCGATCCGGCCGAGCTGCTGGGCGTCAACTCCCGCTCGGAGCTGGCGGTGGCCGAATCCCTGGTCCAGGCCCGCCTGCGCGAAGCTGCCATGGAGGGCGGCGCCACCCTGATCGATCCCGCCACCGTCTGGCTGTCGTGGGACACCAAAATCGGCAAGGACGTCACCGTCTGGCCGCACGTGGTGTTCGGCCCCGGCGTCACCGTGGGCGACAACGTCGAGATCAAGGGCTTCTGCCATTTCGAGGGCTGCAGCGTGGAAGACGGCGTGGCCGCCGGTCCCTTCGCCCGTCTGCGCCCCGGCGCCGAGATCGGCGAGAACGCCCATATCGGCAATTTCGTCGAGGTCAAGAAGTCCACCATCGAGGCCGGCGCCAAGGTCAACCACCTGACCTATATCGGCGACGCCCGCGTGGGAGCCGGCGCCAATGTGGGCGCGGGCACCATCACCTGCAATTACGACGGCTTCAACAAGTCGTTCACCGACATCGGCGCGGGGGCCTTCATCGGCTCCAACACCTCGCTGGTGGCCCCGGTGAAGATCGGCGACGGGGCCGTGGTCGGCGCCGGTTCGGTGATCACCAAGGAAGTGACCGAAGGCGCGCTGGCGGTGGCGCGCGGCTCGCAGATGGAGCTGAAGGGCTGGGCCGACCGGTTCCGCGCCCAACAGGCCGCCAAGAAAGCGAAGAAGGACTAG
- the glmS gene encoding glutamine--fructose-6-phosphate transaminase (isomerizing): protein MCGIVGIIGKQEVPALLVEGLRRLEYRGYDSAGIATLVDGAIERRRAEGKLANLEALLKTKPVGGLIGIGHTRWATHGVPNERNAHPHATQRVAVVHNGIIENFHELKAELSAQGQVFESDTDTEAVAQLIDHHLGLGMSPEDATAKALERLQGAFALGIIFAGRPDMMIAARQGSPLAIGYGAGEMYLGSDALALAPLTQKISYLNDGDWAVLTADSVIIRDRSGAVVTREVRQTQFSGAMIGKGEHRHFMLKEIFEQPEVVGGTLNTMLNPADRTITLPKLPFDLGTVKRVRIIACGTSFYAASVAKYWIEKLARLPVEVDIASEFRYRCPPMEADGLAIFISQSGETADTLAALRYCREHGQKTLSLVNVPESTIARESEAALLTMAGPEIGVASTKAFTTQLTVLACLAIGMGRATGALSASAEAEICRSLSEIPARIAEVLRRDDDIRVIAQGIAEARDVLYLGRGTGYPIALEGALKLKEISYIHAEGYAAGELKHGPIALIDDSVPVIVICPTDELYEKTASNVQEVVARGGRVVFFSDKEGIERLSAKAFSSMALPSVDPIVAPILYAIPVQLLAYHVAVAKGTDVDQPRNLAKSVTVE, encoded by the coding sequence ATGTGCGGCATCGTCGGCATCATCGGCAAGCAGGAAGTCCCCGCCCTTCTGGTGGAAGGATTGCGGCGCCTGGAATATCGCGGCTACGATTCGGCCGGCATCGCCACCCTGGTGGACGGCGCCATCGAGCGCCGCCGGGCCGAAGGCAAGCTGGCCAATCTGGAAGCCCTGCTGAAGACCAAGCCGGTGGGCGGCCTGATCGGCATCGGCCACACCCGCTGGGCCACCCACGGCGTGCCCAACGAACGCAACGCCCACCCCCACGCCACCCAGCGGGTGGCGGTGGTCCACAACGGCATCATCGAGAATTTCCACGAGCTGAAGGCGGAGCTTTCCGCCCAGGGCCAGGTGTTCGAAAGCGACACCGACACCGAGGCGGTGGCGCAGCTGATCGACCATCACCTGGGCCTGGGAATGAGCCCGGAGGACGCCACCGCCAAGGCGCTGGAGCGCCTGCAGGGCGCTTTCGCTCTCGGCATCATCTTCGCCGGCCGGCCCGACATGATGATCGCGGCCCGCCAGGGCTCGCCCTTGGCCATCGGCTATGGCGCGGGCGAGATGTATCTCGGCTCCGACGCCCTGGCGCTGGCGCCGCTCACCCAGAAGATCAGCTATCTCAACGACGGCGACTGGGCGGTACTGACCGCCGACAGCGTGATCATCCGCGACCGCAGCGGCGCGGTGGTGACCCGCGAAGTGCGCCAGACCCAGTTCTCGGGCGCCATGATCGGCAAGGGCGAGCACCGCCACTTCATGCTGAAGGAAATCTTCGAGCAGCCGGAAGTGGTGGGCGGCACGCTCAACACCATGCTGAACCCCGCCGACCGCACCATCACGCTGCCCAAGCTGCCCTTCGATCTGGGCACGGTGAAGCGGGTGCGGATCATCGCCTGCGGCACCTCGTTCTACGCCGCCTCGGTGGCCAAGTACTGGATCGAGAAGCTGGCCCGCCTGCCGGTCGAGGTGGATATCGCCTCGGAGTTCCGCTACCGCTGCCCGCCCATGGAAGCCGACGGCCTGGCCATCTTCATCTCGCAATCGGGCGAGACCGCCGACACCTTGGCCGCGCTCCGCTATTGCCGCGAGCACGGCCAGAAGACGCTGTCCCTGGTCAACGTGCCGGAAAGCACCATCGCCCGCGAGTCCGAGGCCGCCCTGCTGACCATGGCCGGCCCTGAGATCGGCGTGGCCTCGACCAAGGCCTTCACCACCCAGCTGACCGTGCTGGCCTGTCTCGCCATCGGCATGGGCCGCGCCACCGGCGCCCTGTCGGCTAGCGCCGAGGCCGAAATCTGCCGCTCGCTGTCCGAGATTCCCGCCCGCATCGCCGAGGTGCTGCGCCGCGACGACGACATCCGCGTCATCGCCCAGGGCATCGCCGAGGCCCGCGACGTGCTTTATCTCGGGCGCGGCACCGGCTATCCCATCGCGCTGGAAGGCGCCTTGAAGCTCAAGGAAATCAGCTATATCCACGCCGAGGGCTATGCCGCCGGCGAGCTGAAGCACGGCCCCATCGCGCTCATCGACGATTCGGTCCCCGTCATCGTCATCTGCCCCACCGACGAGCTGTACGAAAAGACCGCCAGCAACGTGCAGGAAGTGGTGGCGCGCGGCGGCCGGGTGGTGTTCTTCTCCGACAAGGAAGGCATCGAGCGGCTGTCGGCCAAGGCGTTCTCCTCCATGGCCCTGCCCAGCGTCGATCCCATCGTCGCCCCCATCCTCTACGCCATCCCGGTGCAGCTGCTGGCCTACCACGTGGCCGTCGCCAAGGGCACCGACGTGGACCAGCCCCGCAACCTGGCGAAAAGCGTCACGGTGGAATGA
- a CDS encoding EAL domain-containing protein has protein sequence MVEGKGKPQERRVEELSQQVERLSLYQAVFDNAYEGIFATNSANRIIAVNPAFTAITGYAAEEAIGNDPHMLSSGFHDRAFYDEMWQHLSAHGQWQGDVIDRHKDGRPIRLWLSITSQRGPDGSVDRRIAVFRDVTEARETAEQLWQRSNFDPLTELPNRNLFLDRLLQALVLAGREGSKAAMLFIGLDGFKNINDSLGHWIGDKVLQEASRRFLNCLRQGDTAARFGGDEFTMVLSGVRSTSEVEAVIRAVLEALQEPFVVEHHHILISCSIGVCLWPGDGEDVEALMRNATAALQQAKQAGRNTFRFFTPAMDARAQARSKLADELSGALAQGEFHLVFQPLVDVKTGKVNAAEALLRWHNRYLGVVSPDQFVPLAEEIGLIRPIGEWLITAACREALVWQGMGLGDINIAVNISPRQFQQGDIVAIIKRALDETRLPPWLLTIEITEGLLLSNGEEILAKMEAIRGLGVSLSVDDFGTGYSSLSYLKSFPVDVLKIDRSFIADMGVHADDATMVEAIIALGHSLHLEVVAEGVETQEQLDFITSQGCDVAQGYFFSPPLSGPRFREFVLGRHGLPHPSGVAGVAPHGIRVLFADDMELVRLVFRDFLDGTGCIIDEASGGAEAIAKATAVRTDGGNRHQLVVLDICMPEVDGFEVAKAIRLFEEAHGLPAVPLIALTADDSEASRIRAIDAGFNRFLAKPISRSDLLAAMAEMLPPTEIDAAPEAPGLAAGINIPAGLEHLLPAFLAEMLKDQEVLRRLAEAGDRARLADHAHAMRGKCGMFGEEALYTLLGDLEALAPQGENGEITRLVAKVVERVGRL, from the coding sequence GTGGTCGAGGGTAAGGGTAAGCCGCAAGAGCGGCGGGTTGAGGAATTGTCGCAGCAGGTCGAGCGCCTGTCGCTTTACCAAGCGGTGTTCGACAATGCCTACGAGGGCATATTCGCCACCAACTCGGCCAACCGTATCATCGCCGTCAATCCCGCCTTTACCGCCATCACCGGCTATGCGGCCGAGGAAGCCATCGGCAACGATCCCCACATGCTCAGTTCGGGGTTCCACGACCGCGCCTTCTACGACGAGATGTGGCAGCACCTATCGGCCCACGGCCAATGGCAGGGCGACGTCATCGACCGCCACAAGGACGGCCGTCCCATCCGCCTGTGGCTGTCCATCACCAGCCAGCGTGGCCCGGACGGCTCGGTCGACCGGCGCATCGCCGTGTTCCGCGACGTCACCGAGGCGCGCGAAACGGCCGAGCAGCTGTGGCAGCGCAGCAATTTCGACCCGCTGACCGAACTGCCCAACCGCAACCTGTTCCTCGACCGCCTGCTGCAGGCCCTGGTCCTGGCCGGGCGCGAGGGCTCGAAGGCGGCCATGCTGTTCATCGGCCTGGACGGCTTCAAGAACATCAACGATTCGCTGGGCCACTGGATCGGCGACAAGGTGCTGCAGGAGGCCTCGCGGCGCTTCCTGAACTGCCTGCGCCAGGGCGACACGGCGGCGCGCTTCGGCGGCGACGAGTTCACCATGGTGCTGTCGGGCGTGCGCTCGACATCGGAGGTGGAGGCGGTGATCCGCGCCGTGCTCGAGGCGCTGCAGGAACCCTTCGTGGTCGAGCATCACCACATCCTGATCTCGTGCTCCATCGGTGTCTGCCTGTGGCCGGGCGATGGCGAGGACGTCGAGGCCTTGATGCGCAACGCCACGGCGGCGCTGCAGCAGGCCAAGCAGGCGGGGCGCAACACCTTCCGCTTCTTCACGCCCGCCATGGACGCCCGCGCCCAGGCCCGTTCCAAGCTGGCCGACGAATTGTCCGGCGCCCTGGCCCAGGGCGAGTTCCATCTGGTGTTCCAGCCGCTGGTGGACGTCAAGACCGGCAAGGTCAACGCGGCCGAGGCGCTGCTGCGCTGGCACAACCGCTATCTCGGCGTGGTCAGCCCCGACCAGTTCGTCCCCCTGGCCGAGGAGATCGGCCTGATCCGCCCCATCGGCGAATGGCTGATCACGGCGGCCTGCCGCGAGGCGCTGGTCTGGCAGGGCATGGGGCTGGGCGACATCAACATCGCCGTCAACATCTCGCCCCGGCAGTTCCAGCAGGGCGACATCGTCGCCATCATCAAGCGCGCCCTGGACGAGACCCGCCTGCCGCCCTGGCTGCTGACCATCGAGATCACCGAGGGCCTGCTGCTGTCCAACGGCGAGGAGATTCTGGCCAAGATGGAGGCCATCCGGGGCCTGGGCGTCAGCCTGTCGGTGGACGATTTCGGCACCGGCTATTCGTCGCTGTCGTACTTGAAGAGCTTCCCGGTGGACGTGCTGAAGATCGACCGCTCGTTCATCGCCGACATGGGGGTGCACGCCGACGACGCCACCATGGTCGAGGCGATCATCGCGCTCGGCCACTCTTTGCACCTGGAAGTGGTGGCCGAGGGCGTCGAGACCCAGGAACAGCTGGATTTCATCACCAGTCAGGGCTGCGACGTCGCTCAGGGCTATTTCTTCTCGCCGCCGCTTTCCGGTCCGCGTTTCCGCGAATTCGTGCTGGGGCGCCACGGCCTGCCCCATCCCAGCGGGGTGGCCGGCGTGGCTCCCCATGGCATCCGGGTGCTGTTCGCCGACGACATGGAGCTTGTCCGTCTGGTGTTCCGCGACTTCCTGGACGGCACCGGCTGCATCATCGACGAAGCCTCGGGCGGGGCGGAAGCCATCGCCAAGGCCACCGCCGTGCGCACCGACGGCGGCAACCGCCACCAGCTGGTGGTGCTCGACATCTGCATGCCCGAGGTGGACGGCTTCGAGGTGGCCAAGGCCATCCGCCTGTTCGAGGAGGCCCACGGATTGCCGGCGGTGCCGCTGATCGCGCTGACCGCCGACGATTCCGAGGCCAGCCGGATCCGGGCCATCGACGCCGGCTTCAACCGCTTCCTCGCCAAGCCCATCTCGCGCTCGGACCTGCTGGCCGCCATGGCCGAGATGCTGCCGCCCACCGAGATCGACGCCGCGCCCGAGGCGCCGGGCCTGGCGGCGGGGATCAACATTCCCGCCGGGCTGGAGCATCTGCTGCCCGCCTTCCTGGCCGAAATGCTGAAGGACCAGGAGGTGCTGCGCCGCCTGGCCGAGGCGGGCGACCGCGCCCGGCTCGCCGACCATGCCCACGCCATGCGCGGCAAATGCGGCATGTTCGGCGAGGAGGCGCTTTACACCCTGCTGGGCGACCTGGAGGCGCTGGCGCCCCAGGGCGAGAACGGCGAAATCACCCGTCTGGTCGCCAAGGTCGTTGAACGGGTCGGCCGCCTGTAG